Proteins found in one Arthrobacter pascens genomic segment:
- a CDS encoding TetR/AcrR family transcriptional regulator gives MPSTAAPTKRGRPGYDQQSVLLIAVDVFNRHGYDATSMGILAENLGISKSAIYHHVPSKGDLLKLALDHALGGLEAILEEPEATSGAADARLEFVLRRTVAVLVERLPFVTLLLRLRGNTDIERNALERRRAFDHKVAGLISAARDEGSLRQDIDPRTVTRLLFGTINSIVEWYKPGGSLSPERLADDVITMAFDGLHAQP, from the coding sequence ATGCCCAGTACTGCAGCACCCACCAAACGCGGCCGCCCCGGTTATGACCAGCAGTCGGTGCTGCTGATCGCCGTCGACGTCTTCAACCGGCATGGCTACGACGCCACGTCCATGGGGATCCTGGCTGAGAACCTGGGCATCTCCAAGTCCGCCATCTACCACCATGTGCCGTCCAAAGGCGACCTCCTCAAGCTTGCCCTGGACCACGCCCTGGGCGGCCTGGAGGCCATCCTGGAGGAGCCGGAGGCCACCTCAGGGGCGGCTGACGCCCGGCTGGAGTTTGTCCTCCGCCGGACGGTGGCGGTCCTGGTGGAGCGGCTCCCGTTTGTCACGCTGCTCCTGAGGCTTCGCGGGAACACCGACATCGAACGGAATGCCTTGGAACGGCGACGCGCGTTCGACCATAAGGTGGCGGGGCTGATTTCGGCGGCCCGCGATGAGGGCTCCCTGCGCCAGGACATTGACCCCCGCACCGTGACCCGGCTGCTGTTCGGCACCATCAACTCGATCGTGGAATGGTACAAACCGGGCGGTTCCCTCTCTCCGGAAAGGCTGGCCGACGACGTTATCACCATGGCGTTCGACGGGCTGCACGCGCAGCCTTAG
- a CDS encoding hotdog fold thioesterase translates to MAESIVSGATHAILENDYASEWMGIQVLAISDGHATIRMKLRQEMLNGFGMAHGGMIFAFADSAFALACNPAHPAPDEADSITVAAGVDINFLKPAYRGQVITAVADRRSSAGRSGLYDIQIFAADADAQPDSEKPGELIAEFRGRSRTIPKK, encoded by the coding sequence ATCCTGGAAAACGACTATGCCTCCGAATGGATGGGCATCCAGGTCCTGGCCATCAGCGACGGCCATGCCACCATTCGCATGAAACTCCGCCAGGAAATGCTCAACGGTTTCGGCATGGCACACGGCGGAATGATCTTCGCCTTCGCCGATTCCGCCTTCGCGCTGGCCTGCAACCCGGCCCACCCTGCCCCCGACGAGGCAGACAGCATCACTGTTGCCGCCGGCGTCGACATTAACTTCCTCAAGCCTGCCTACCGTGGTCAGGTGATCACCGCCGTCGCGGACCGCCGCTCCAGCGCCGGGCGCAGCGGACTGTACGATATCCAGATTTTCGCCGCCGACGCCGACGCGCAGCCTGATTCCGAAAAGCCAGGCGAACTCATCGCTGAGTTCCGCGGACGCAGCCGCACCATCCCCAAGAAGTAG
- the paaK gene encoding phenylacetate--CoA ligase PaaK: MTLHVPETPATPAAPVPGDAVLDSPVLDSPVLDREETISRDELEALQLSRLQHTVAYAYDRVPLYKRKFDDAGIHPTDLRDLSDLGNFPFTTKEDLRAEYPFGMFAVPQSDVARVHASSGTTGRPTVVGYTKQDLADWAKLVARCLRASGVRPGMKVHNAYGYGLFTGGLGAHAGAEALGCTVIPMSGGQTERQIQLIQDFEPDAILCTPTYLLTIADAMAHMGIDPTSTSLKFAVLGAEPWTQEMRHELEVTMNIKACDIYGLSEVMGPGVAGEAVETQDGSHIWEDHFRPEIIDAFNPVVGKENVLPDGEHGELVFTSLTKEALPIIRYRTKDLTRLLPGTARPAHRRMGRITGRSDDMIILRGVNLFPSQIEEIALRIPELSPHFQLELTRPEGQRMDQLTVRIERRDNVTPEQSSTAARALKEQIKIHVGSSCAVDVVEPGSLERSNGKLRRIYDLRPKG, from the coding sequence ATGACGCTTCACGTCCCCGAAACCCCCGCAACTCCGGCCGCCCCGGTGCCCGGCGACGCCGTGCTGGACTCCCCTGTCCTGGACTCACCTGTCCTGGACCGGGAGGAAACCATCTCCCGCGACGAGCTGGAAGCCCTCCAGCTCAGCCGCCTGCAGCATACGGTGGCCTACGCCTACGACCGCGTGCCGCTGTACAAGCGCAAGTTCGACGACGCCGGCATCCACCCCACGGACCTGCGCGACCTCTCGGACCTGGGCAACTTTCCGTTCACCACCAAGGAAGACCTGCGCGCCGAATACCCGTTCGGCATGTTCGCGGTCCCGCAGAGCGACGTAGCCCGCGTCCACGCAAGCTCCGGCACCACCGGCCGGCCCACCGTCGTCGGGTACACCAAGCAGGACCTGGCCGACTGGGCCAAACTGGTGGCCCGCTGCCTCCGCGCGTCCGGCGTCCGGCCGGGGATGAAGGTCCACAACGCCTACGGCTATGGCCTGTTCACCGGCGGCCTGGGCGCCCACGCCGGCGCCGAAGCGCTGGGCTGCACCGTGATCCCCATGTCCGGCGGGCAGACTGAACGCCAGATCCAGCTCATCCAGGACTTCGAGCCGGACGCCATCCTGTGCACCCCCACATACCTGCTGACCATCGCCGATGCCATGGCGCACATGGGCATCGACCCCACGTCCACGTCCCTGAAGTTTGCCGTGCTGGGCGCCGAGCCGTGGACGCAGGAGATGCGGCACGAACTCGAAGTGACCATGAACATCAAGGCGTGTGACATCTACGGCCTGTCCGAAGTGATGGGCCCCGGCGTTGCCGGCGAGGCGGTGGAGACGCAGGACGGCAGCCACATCTGGGAGGACCACTTCCGTCCCGAAATCATCGATGCCTTCAACCCCGTAGTGGGCAAGGAGAATGTGCTGCCCGACGGCGAACACGGCGAACTCGTGTTCACCTCACTCACCAAGGAAGCGCTGCCCATCATCCGCTACCGCACCAAGGACCTCACCCGCCTGCTCCCCGGCACCGCCCGCCCCGCGCACCGCCGGATGGGCCGCATCACCGGCCGCAGCGACGACATGATCATCCTCCGCGGCGTGAACCTTTTCCCGTCCCAGATCGAGGAAATCGCGCTGCGCATCCCAGAGCTCAGCCCGCACTTCCAGCTGGAACTCACCCGCCCCGAAGGGCAACGGATGGACCAGCTGACGGTCAGGATCGAACGCCGGGACAACGTGACACCGGAGCAGAGTTCGACGGCGGCCCGCGCCCTGAAGGAACAGATCAAGATCCACGTGGGTTCTTCGTGCGCCGTGGACGTGGTGGAGCCCGGCTCGCTGGAGCGATCCAACGGCAAGCTGCGCCGGATCTACGACCTGCGCCCCAAGGGGTAG